A stretch of the Xiphias gladius isolate SHS-SW01 ecotype Sanya breed wild chromosome 19, ASM1685928v1, whole genome shotgun sequence genome encodes the following:
- the myl2b gene encoding myosin, light chain 2b, regulatory, cardiac, slow produces MFEQTQIQEFKEAFTIMDQNRDGFIDKNDLRDTFAALGRLNVKQEELDEMLKEAPGPINFTVFLTMFGEKLKGADPEETILNAFKVFDPEGTGSLKKDFVTEMLTTQADRFSPEEMDQMFEAFPPDVAGNLDYKNLVYVITHGEEKDQE; encoded by the exons ATGTTTGAACAGACCCAGATTCAGGAGTTCAAAGAA GCTTTCACTATCATGGACCAAAACAGAGATGGTTTCATTGACAAGAATGACCTGAGAGACACTTTTGCAGCTTTAG GCCGTTTAAATGTCAAGCAAGAGGAGCTTGATGAGATGCTGAAGGAGGCACCAGGACCGATTAATTTCACAGTCTTTCTCACCATGTTTGGAGAGAAACTTAAAG GTGCTGACCCAGAGGAGACAATTCTCAACGCTTTCAAAGTCTTTGATCCTGAGGGAACAGGAAGTTTGAAGAAAGACTT TGTCACAGAGATGCTGACGACCCAGGCAGACAGGTTCTCCCCTGAGGAG ATGGACCAGATGTTTGAGGCTTTCCCTCCAGATGTAGCAGGAAACCTAGACTACAAGAACCTGGTCTATGTCATCACacatggtgaagaaaaagacCAAGAATAG